The genomic segment GCCGGCCGCCTGGTGCTGGGCGAGATCAAGCGAGCCGCACCCGATGGCCAGACGCTGGTGCTGTCCCCCAGCGGCGCGATGGTGATCGCGCCCTGGCTCTACAACAACCTCGGCTACGACCCGCTGAAGGACTTCACGCCGGTCTCGAGGCTCACCGTCTTCGACTTCGCGATCACCGCCGGCCCGGCCGCGCCACCCGGAGACCTGAAGACCGTGCTGGCCTGGATGAAGGCCAACCCCAGCCGCGCCAACTACGCGACGTCCGGCGCCGGCACGGTTCCTCACTTCGCCGGCCAGCTGCTGTCGCAGGCCACGGGTGTGCCGATGACGCACGTGCCGTACAAGGGCGGCGCACCGGCGGCGCAGGACCTGATCGGCGGGCAGGTGCCGCTGATGGTGGACACGGCTTCCGAGACGCTGGAGCACCACAAGGCCGGCAAGGTGCGCATCCTGGCCGTCACCGGCGAGCAGCGCACCCGCGCGTTGCCCGACGTGCCCACCCTCAAGGAAGCCGGCATCAACATGACGGCCGACGCGTACTTCGGCCTGTACGGGCCGCCGGGAATGTCGAGCGACGTGGTGCAACGCATCGACCGCGCGGTGTCCGACGCTCTACGGGCGCCCGACATCCAGGAAAAGATCTATTCGTACGGACTGGTGCCCAGCCACGCGCCTGGCGCGGCACTGGCATCCATGCAGGCCGCGCACCTGAAGCGCTGGGAAGCGCCGATCAAGGCCTCCGGCTTCAAGGCCGAGTGATCTGGATCGCCGCCGGGCACACCGGCGGCGCTTCCGGCAGCAGCGGCACGCGCACCACGAAGGCGGCGCCCAGGTTGGGGCCGGCGCTCTCCGCGTGGATGGTGCCGCCGTGCAGTTCCACCAGGCGGCGCACGACGGCCAAGCCGATGCCCAGGCCCGGGCGCGTCCGCGTCCGGCGGAAGATGCCGAAGATGCTCTCCAGCTCCGAAGGCGCGATACCGCAGCCGTTGTCGGCGACGCGCAGCTCGGCGCTGCGGCCGTCCGGGTCGACCTTCAGGACGATCTCCACGAATCCGCCGGCCGGGGTGAACTTGGAAGCGTTGTGCAGAAGATTCGTGACGATCTGCGCCCAGCGCACGGCGTCGCCGCGCACCTGGGCGGGCGTCGGGTCCAGCCGCAAGGTGAGCTGCTGGTGGCGGGCCTGGAACATCGGGCCGCAGGCTGCGGCGGTTTCCTCGACCATCTGCTGAAGCACCAGGACGGTGCGTTCCAGGACAAGCTGGTCGTTGACGATGCGACCGATGTCGAGTAGGTCATCGACGAGATGGCAGAGATGCCGCACCTGGCGGCGCGCCACCGGGAGCGCGCGGCCGACCAGCTCCGGGTCGCGCTGGCCTTGCTCCAGCAGCTCGAGCGCGGAATCCAGCGGAGCCATCATGTTCCGCAGCTCATGGGCGACCGTGGCGATGAACTGGTCCTTGCGCTGGCTTTCCCGGGCCGCCCGCGAAAGGTGGCCGCGTTGCAGCGGGGCCGGGGCCGGGTTGCGCTGCGTTTCGGTCGGAGTCTCGTCCGAATGCATGTGTCTCTCCGGAGGTAATGGCACGTAGGATGAGACTGACTTGGCAGTCCCGTCGGTGCGTACAAACACCAAGGTCATACCGCATTTGTATGTGGTTGTAAGTGTTGCACTTGATTCCTGCAGCCAAAAGGCTACTCTTCGACTCCCACCCCCGGGAGGCCGACATGCAAGAACAAACGGCGATACCGTCCAGCTGCGATTACTCCGGCAATCGCCTGCTGGCGAAACTTCCCCGGGAAGTGCATCACCGCCTGAGCGAGGAGTCCGAACGCGTCCTTCTTCCAGCGGGCGGTCTGCTGGCGACCGCCGGGCAGCCGGTGCGCACGGTTTATTTCCCCATCGACAGCGTGATGAGCCTGGTCCACACCGACGTGGACGGCACCACGATCCAAGTCGGCATGGTCGGCCCCGAAGGCATGCTGGGGATCGGCGCCTGCCTGAACGGCATGCACGGCGCGGGCGCGCTGGTGCTGGCCGCCGGCCAGGCGTACAAGCTGAGCGCCCGCCTGGTGCGCGACCTCTTCAATGCCGACGCCACGCTGCGGGACGTGCTGCTCGTCTACGCCAGCGTGCTCCTGGGGCAGGCCTGGCAGATCGCGATCTGCAACCGCCACCATCCGCCCGAGCGCCAGCTCTGCACGCTGCTCCTGCTGGTGCTGGACCGCAGCCCGCGGGCCGAGCTGGCGATGACGCACGACCTGATCGCCCGCCTCATCGGCGTGCGCCGCGAAACCGTGAGCCAGGCCGCGATGCGGATCCAGGAAAGGGGCTACGTGCGCTACTCGCGCGGGCACATCCGCGTTCTGGACCGCGGGGGCCTGGAGCGGCAGGCCTGCGGCTGCTACCTGCGCCAGCGCGTGCTGCTGAGCAACTTCGGCCGCTGAAGCGTTCAGCCCTTGGCCAGGCGCTCGCCCGAGAGCGTGCGCGCACCCGCGCCGCCTCCGTGGCCCGCATCTCCGTTTTGCAGAAGGAGCGTCACCAGCACGGCGCAGTCGGTGCGCGCGCGAAGCGAGTGCTTCTGCCCGGGCGGCAGCACGACCAGCTGCCCGGCGCGCAAGCGGCGGGTGCCGGCCGGCGTGACCACTTCGACATCGCCCTCCAGGCAATGGATCGTGCACTCCTCGCTGACGTGGTGCTCCGGCTGGTCCTGCTGGGCGCGCAGGACCATGTGCAGCAGCTGGATGCGACCGGTCTTGATCAGGCTGGTGCTCACCGCCTGCGGGAGCGCCTCGCCGAGCGGGGAGACGTTGATGACGTCGAAGAGTTGCGCGTGGGGGAGGGCCATGGGCGTCAGTCGGTTCTCGGGGGCCAGATGCTAAGGCGGACGCGCTGCTCCGGGTCGCGGATGCTGACCACCAGGCCGAGTTCGCTCAGCTCCAGCGCCAGCGTGCGACCGGCGCGGTAGCTGGCCAGCGGCAGCTCGCGCGAATCCTGCCCTCCCGGTTCGCGGGCGACCAGCTTCCAGAGCGCGCGCGACGGTTGGGCCTTGTGCACCGCGTCCGCGATGTCCTGCACGCGCTCGAGGACTTCGAGGGTTTCCATGCGCGCAACCCTAAGCGGGCCGCGCCCCGCGCGGTGTAGGCACCTTCCGATGGGAGCGCGTCGGGCATCGCCTGCAATTCGGCCGTGGTCGGCGCGAGCGCGGGCCGATGCCTCAGGAAGCCTGCAGGTCCACGTCGAGGCGTCCGAGGGGCGGCCCTGCCGCCTCGGGCAAGGTGAAATGGATCGTCGCGCCGGCGCCCGGCTGCGCGTCCGCCCACACCCGTCCGCCGTGCCGCTGCACGATCTTGCGCACCAGCGCCAGGCCGATGCCGGTGCCCTCGAACTCGCCGGCCCCGTGCAGGCGGCGGAACGCGCCGAACAGGTTGGCCGCATGGGCCATGTCGAATCCGACGCCCCGGTCGCGAACGAAGAAAGCCCGGTAACCGTCCTGCACGCCCGAGCTGCCGACCTCGATGTTCACCACGTCGCGCGTGCGCGAGAACTTCCACGCGTTGCCGACCAGGTTGGCCAGGAGCTGCTGCAGCAGGCGCCGGTCGCCGCGCACGCGCAGGCGGGGCTGGATGGCCGCGACGATGGCGCGCTGGGGCTCCTGTTCCTGCAAGGGGGCGAGCGCATTGGCCGCGAGCTCGCCGATGTCCACCTCGGCCGGCTCGACGTCGACACCGGTCAGGCGGGCCAGCGAGAGCAGCGCGTCCGTCATGTCGCTCATCTGCGCCACGTTGCCGATGATGCGGCGCAGGTAGTGCGCGCTGCGACCCTCCAGCGCCGGCAGCGATTCCTGCAGCACGCGCGCGAAGCCCGCCATCGCGGTCATCGGCGCGCGAAGGTCGTGCGCGATCGAATAGGCGAAGGCTTCGAGCTCGGCGTTGGCCGATTCCAGCTGGGCCGTGCGTTCGCGCACCCGGTCCTCCAGCGTCTGGTTCAGCGCATTGAGTTCCGCCTCGATGCGCTTGGCGAACGTGACGTCCAGGATCAGCCCTTCGACGAAGCGCAGCGTCCCGTCGGCGTCGAACACGCCGCAGCCCTGTTCCCACACCCACTTCTCGCGGCCGTCGCGGCAGCGGATGCGGTAGGTCACATTGAAACGCTGGTGCTGCCGCACCGACTGCTGCACCTGGTCCCACACGCGCTGCGCATCGCCGGGATGAACGAGGTCGCCGAAAGCCGGACGGCCCGCGACAAGGTCGGCGGCGCGGTAGCCGGTGAGCTCCAGCGCGCGGTCGCTCGCGAACTGCAAGGGCCAGCGGGGCGCATTCGAGCATCGGTAGGCCATGCCCGGCAGGTTGTCCATCAGGCTGGCCAGCTCGCGGCGGCTCTCCAGCAACTGCTCCTGTGCGCGCTTGGCCGGCGTGATGTCCTGCAGCGCGCCCTGCATGCGCACCACCGTGCCCATGCCGTTCCATTCGGGCTCGCCGATGATCCGCACCCAGGTGCGCGCGCCGGCGGGATGCCGCACCTGCGCCTCGACGTCGAAGGGCGTGCCCGCGCGGGCGCAGTCGAGGAAAGCGCCCAGCAGGTTGCGGCGGTGCTCGGGCGCGAAGCAGGCGCGCGCCTGGGCGGGTGTCGGGTCGCGTCCCGGCCGCAGGCCAAGGATGGCGCTGGATTCGCGCGAGCAGTGGATCCGGCCCGCGCCGAAGTCCCAGGACCAGGCGCCCAGCCGTCCCATGTCGGCGGCGCGCCGCACCAGCAGGTTCGTATCGTCGACGTGGGATCGGCGAGTCTGGTCGAGCGGCAAGGGCGCCCATCCGGACCGCGGCAGCGGCGAGCTGGAAGACATGGAGCCGGAGTATCGCGTGTGCCCGGCCGTGCCGCGGCGCCGGATGCGGGAGCCGCGCTCGCCGGGTGAATGGCTGTTGCGCCCCGTGGCCTTCGATGTGCAATACGGCAGGGGTGGCTTCGTCTGCGGCGACAATCCGGGTCGATGAATTCCATTCCGACCCGACCGGACCCGCCGGCGGTCCCGCTGGCCACCGAAGAACAGTTGCGCCACCGGCTGCGCCGCCACGGCAAGCTCAAGGGGCGCCAGCCCGACGACGACCCGTTGCGCGAGGTGCGTGACTGCATCGGCGCCCGTCCGCCCGAAGGCTACCCCCGCGACCTGCTGATCGAGCACCTGCACCTCCTGAACGACCGCTACGGCGCCTTGCGCGAGCCGCACCTCGTGGCGCTGTCGCGCGAGATGAACATCCCGATGGCCGAGGTGTACGAGGTCGCGACCTTCTATCACCACTTCGAGGTGGTGCCGCCGGACGCGGCCGTGCCGGCGCTCACCGTCCGCGTCTGCGACGGGCTGCCCTGCGAAATGGCTGGAGCAAAGGACTTGCTGGACCGGTTGCCGGCGCTGCTCGGCAAGGACGTGCGCGTCATTTCAGCCCCGTGCATCGGCCGCTGCGAACAGGCGCCGGCGGTGGCCGTTCACCAGGCGGCGGTGCCTGCGGCCACGCCGGAGAAGGTCGCTGCTGCGGTGCGCAGCGGCAGTGGAGTCGTCGCGCGCGCCGGCACGGAAGTCGCGGAGTTCAATCCCGCAGCCTTCGCGCAGCGCAGCGTGTCGCCGCCGCGCGAGCAGGTACGCGCCGTGCCCCCCTGCACGGACTACGACGCCTACCGCGCCGGCGGCGGCTATTCGTTGGCCGCCGGATTGGCGGCGGGTCGTGTCGATCCGGAAGCCGTGCTCAAGGCGATGGAGGATTCGGGCCTGCGCGGCCTGGGCGGGGCGGGCTTTCCAGCCGGGCGCAAGTGGCGCATCGTGCGCGAGCAGGCGGCGCCGCGCCTCTTCGCGGTCAACATCGACGAAGGCGAGCCCGGCACCTTCAAGGACCGCACCTACCTCGAGCGCGATCCGCACCGCTTCCTGGAAGGCATGCTGATCGCGGCCCAGGTGGTGGGCACCGAGGCCGTCTACATCTACCTGCGCGACGAGTACCACGATGCCCGTGCGCTGCTCGAGCGGGAGCTGGCGCGCCTGGCGGCCGATCCGCCGTGCCCGCTGCCACGCATCGAGCTGCGCCGCGGCGCGGGCGCGTACATCTGCGGCGAAGAGTCCGCGATGATCGAAAGCATAGAGGGCAAGCGCGGCGAGCCGCGCATGCGCCCGCCCTACATCGCGCAAGTCGGCCTGTTCGGGCGGCCCACGCTGGAGCACAACTTCGAGACGCTCTACTGGGTGCGCGACATCGTCGAGCGCGGGCCGCAGTGGTTCTCCTCGTTCGGGCGGCATGGCCGCACCGGGCTGCGCTCGTTCAGCGTCAGCGGGCGCGTGAAGGAGCCCGGCGTGAAGCTGGCGCCGGCGGGCATCACGTTGCGCGAGCTGGTCGACGAGTACTGCGGCGGCATGCAGGAGGACCACGAACTCTATGCCTACCTGCCCGGCGGCGCTTCGGGCGGGATCCTGCCCGCGTCGCTCGCCGACGTGCCGCTGGATTTCGACACGCTGCAGCCGCACGGCTGCTTCATCGGTTCGGCCGCGGTCATCGTGCTGGGTCACCGCGACCGCGCGCGCGATGCGGCGCTGAACGTGATGCGCTTCTTCGAACACGAGAGCTGCGGCCAGTGCACGCCCTGCCGCGTCGGCACCGCCAAGGCCGCGGCGCTCATGGAAGCGCCGGCCTGGGACGGCGAGACGCTGGAAGACCTTGCGCAGGTGATGGCCGATGCTTCGATCTGCGGTCTTGGCCAGGCCGCGCCCAACCCGATCCGCTGCGTCCAGAAGTACTTCCCGCATGAAATCTCCTGACTTGCCCCTGGTGGAGTTCACGCTCGACGGCGTGAAGGTACAGGCCCTGCAGGGCGAGACCATCCTGCAGGCCGCCCGCCGCGTCGGCGTCGACATTCCGCACCTCTGCTACCAGGACGGTCTGCGGCCTGACGGCAATTGCCGCGCATGCGTCGTGGAGGTCGGCGGCGAACGCGTCCTCGCGCCGAGTTGCTGCCGCGCCGTCACACCCGGCATGGAAGTGCAGGCCGCGAGCGAACGGGCGCGAAAGAGCCAGCGCATGGTCGTGGAGATGCTGCTGGCCGATCTGCCGGAGCGCGGCTACAAGTGGAACGACGCGAAGGGGCTCACCGGCCAGCATGGCGAGTTGACCTCATGGGCCCAGCGCCTGGCCGTCGCTGCGCGACCCGAACTCGTGGCGTTGCGCCGCGAGCAGCCGCTGCCCGACCTGTCGCACCCGGCGATGGCCGTCAACCTCGACGCCTGCATCCAGTGCAAGCGCTGCGTGCGCGCCTGCCGCGAGGAACAGGTCAACGACGTGATCGGCTATGCCGGTCGCGGCCTGGCGAGCACGGTCGTGTTCGACCTCGACGACCCGATGGGCGACAGCACCTGTGTGGCGTGCGGCGAATGCGTGCAGGCGTGCCCGACCGGCGCGCTCATGCCCAAGACCATGGTGGGCTCGCAGGTGGTGGATCGCAAGGTCGATTCGGTCTGCCCGTTCTGTGGTGTGGGGTGCCTCGTCACCTACAACGTCCGCGACGAGAAGATCGTCAGTGTCGACGGACGAGACGGCCCGGCCAACCACGGTCGCCTGTGCGTCAAGGGCCGCTTCGGCTTCGACTACGTCCACCACGACCAGCGCCTCACGCGGCCGCTCGTCCGCAAGCCCGGCGTGCCCAAGGACCCGGCGCAAACGCCCGATCCTGCGAACTGGCGCGAAGTGTTCCGTGAAGCGACCTGGGACGAAGCACTGGAACTGGCGGCCGGCGGCCTGAAGCGGCTGCGCGACACCCACGGGAACAAGGCGCTGGCGGGCTTCGGATCGGCCAAGGGCAGCAACGAGGAGGCGTACCTGTTCCAGAAGCTGGTGCGTACCGGCTTCGGCAGCAACAACGTCGACCACTGCACGCGTTTGTGCCACGCGTCGAGCGTCGCCGCGCTGCTGGAAGGCGTGGGCTCGGGCGCGGTGAGCAACCAGGTCAACGATGTAGGACAGGCCGAACTGATCCTGGTGATCGGCTCCAACCCCACGGGCAACCATCCCGTCGCGGCGACCTGGATGAAGAACGCGGCCAAGCGCGGCACGAAGATCGTGCTGGCCGACCCGCGCGTGACAGATCTCGGCCGCCACGCCTGGCGCGTGATGCAGTTCAAGCCGGACACCGACGTGGCGGTGCTCAATGCGTTGATCCACACCATCATCGAAGAGGGCCTGGCGGACGAAGCCTTCGTGCGCGAGCGGGCGAGCAACTTCGAGGCGCTGCGCGACAACGTGCGCGGCTACAGCCCCGAGGCGATGGCGCCCATCTGCGGCGTGCCGGCGCCGCTCTTGCGCGAGGTCGCCCGCGAGTTCGCGAAAGCCAAGGCCGCCATGATCCTGTGGGGCATGGGCGTGAGCCAGCACGTGCACGGCACGGACAACGCGCGCTGCCTCATCGCGCTGGCCAGCGTCAGCGGCCAGATCGGCAAGCCCGGCAGCGGCCTGCATCCGCTGCGCGGGCAGAACAACGTGCAAGGCGCCAGCGATGCCGGCCTGATCCCGATGATGCTGCCGAACTACCAGCGCGTGGACGACGCGCGTGTGCGGGCCTGGTTCGAGGACTTCTGGGGCACGCCGCTGGACGACAAGCCCGGCTACACCGTCGTGGAGATCATGGACAAGGTCCTCGCCGAAGAGGCCGACCCGCACAAGATCCGCGGCATGTACGTGATGGGCGAGAACCCGGCGATGAGCGACCCCGACCTGCACCACGCTCGCGAGGCGCTCGCGAGCCTGCAGCACCTGGTCGTGCAGGACATCTTCATGACCGAGACTGCCTGGCTCGCCGACGTGGTGCTGCCCGCCTCGGCCTGGCCCGAGAAGACCGGCACCGTGAGCAACACCGACCGCATGGTGCAGCTGGGCCGCCGCGCGCTCGACCCGCCGGGCGACGCGAAGCCGGACCTGTGGATCATCCAGCAGATCGCGCAGCGAATGGACCTCGACTGGCGCTACGAAGGCGAGGAGAGCGGCGTGGCCGCGGTGTACGAGGAGATGCGGCAGGCCATGCACGCGGTCATCGCCGGCATTTCCTGGGAGCGGCTCGAGCGCGAATCCAGCGTCACCTACCCGTGCCTGAGCGAGGATGATCCCGGGCAGCCGATCGTCTTCACCGACAGCTTCCCGACGCCAGATGGCCGCGTGAAGCTGGTGCCCGCCGACATCATCCCGGCGGCCGAACGGCCGGATGCCGAGTTCCCGTTCGTCCTGATCACCGGCCGCCAGCTGGAACACTGGCACACCGGCAGCATGACGCGGCGCGCCGCGGTGCTGGATGCAATCGAGCCGATGGCAACCGCGTCCATGAACGGCGAGGATCTGCGCGCGCTGGGGCTCGCGCCCGGCGACGTCGTCACCGTCCGATCGCGCCGTGGCGAGGTCGCGCTGCACGTGCGGCGGGACGACGGCACGCCGGGGGGAGCGGTGTTCATTCCTTTCGCTTACTACGAAGCGGCGGCCAACCTGATGACGAATCCGGCACTTGACCCGTTCGGCAAGATTCCGGAGTTCAAGTACTGCGCGGTGCAGGTGCTGCCGGGTGGAAAG from the Ramlibacter henchirensis genome contains:
- a CDS encoding NADH-ubiquinone oxidoreductase-F iron-sulfur binding region domain-containing protein — translated: MNSIPTRPDPPAVPLATEEQLRHRLRRHGKLKGRQPDDDPLREVRDCIGARPPEGYPRDLLIEHLHLLNDRYGALREPHLVALSREMNIPMAEVYEVATFYHHFEVVPPDAAVPALTVRVCDGLPCEMAGAKDLLDRLPALLGKDVRVISAPCIGRCEQAPAVAVHQAAVPAATPEKVAAAVRSGSGVVARAGTEVAEFNPAAFAQRSVSPPREQVRAVPPCTDYDAYRAGGGYSLAAGLAAGRVDPEAVLKAMEDSGLRGLGGAGFPAGRKWRIVREQAAPRLFAVNIDEGEPGTFKDRTYLERDPHRFLEGMLIAAQVVGTEAVYIYLRDEYHDARALLERELARLAADPPCPLPRIELRRGAGAYICGEESAMIESIEGKRGEPRMRPPYIAQVGLFGRPTLEHNFETLYWVRDIVERGPQWFSSFGRHGRTGLRSFSVSGRVKEPGVKLAPAGITLRELVDEYCGGMQEDHELYAYLPGGASGGILPASLADVPLDFDTLQPHGCFIGSAAVIVLGHRDRARDAALNVMRFFEHESCGQCTPCRVGTAKAAALMEAPAWDGETLEDLAQVMADASICGLGQAAPNPIRCVQKYFPHEIS
- a CDS encoding cupin domain-containing protein; this translates as MALPHAQLFDVINVSPLGEALPQAVSTSLIKTGRIQLLHMVLRAQQDQPEHHVSEECTIHCLEGDVEVVTPAGTRRLRAGQLVVLPPGQKHSLRARTDCAVLVTLLLQNGDAGHGGGAGARTLSGERLAKG
- a CDS encoding Bug family tripartite tricarboxylate transporter substrate binding protein, which encodes MKRRQFAALAAASLALPAALRAQAGTMKILVGFPPGGSADTIARVLAEKLRASLSQNVIVENRPGAAGRLVLGEIKRAAPDGQTLVLSPSGAMVIAPWLYNNLGYDPLKDFTPVSRLTVFDFAITAGPAAPPGDLKTVLAWMKANPSRANYATSGAGTVPHFAGQLLSQATGVPMTHVPYKGGAPAAQDLIGGQVPLMVDTASETLEHHKAGKVRILAVTGEQRTRALPDVPTLKEAGINMTADAYFGLYGPPGMSSDVVQRIDRAVSDALRAPDIQEKIYSYGLVPSHAPGAALASMQAAHLKRWEAPIKASGFKAE
- a CDS encoding Crp/Fnr family transcriptional regulator — its product is MQEQTAIPSSCDYSGNRLLAKLPREVHHRLSEESERVLLPAGGLLATAGQPVRTVYFPIDSVMSLVHTDVDGTTIQVGMVGPEGMLGIGACLNGMHGAGALVLAAGQAYKLSARLVRDLFNADATLRDVLLVYASVLLGQAWQIAICNRHHPPERQLCTLLLLVLDRSPRAELAMTHDLIARLIGVRRETVSQAAMRIQERGYVRYSRGHIRVLDRGGLERQACGCYLRQRVLLSNFGR
- the fdhF gene encoding formate dehydrogenase subunit alpha encodes the protein MKSPDLPLVEFTLDGVKVQALQGETILQAARRVGVDIPHLCYQDGLRPDGNCRACVVEVGGERVLAPSCCRAVTPGMEVQAASERARKSQRMVVEMLLADLPERGYKWNDAKGLTGQHGELTSWAQRLAVAARPELVALRREQPLPDLSHPAMAVNLDACIQCKRCVRACREEQVNDVIGYAGRGLASTVVFDLDDPMGDSTCVACGECVQACPTGALMPKTMVGSQVVDRKVDSVCPFCGVGCLVTYNVRDEKIVSVDGRDGPANHGRLCVKGRFGFDYVHHDQRLTRPLVRKPGVPKDPAQTPDPANWREVFREATWDEALELAAGGLKRLRDTHGNKALAGFGSAKGSNEEAYLFQKLVRTGFGSNNVDHCTRLCHASSVAALLEGVGSGAVSNQVNDVGQAELILVIGSNPTGNHPVAATWMKNAAKRGTKIVLADPRVTDLGRHAWRVMQFKPDTDVAVLNALIHTIIEEGLADEAFVRERASNFEALRDNVRGYSPEAMAPICGVPAPLLREVAREFAKAKAAMILWGMGVSQHVHGTDNARCLIALASVSGQIGKPGSGLHPLRGQNNVQGASDAGLIPMMLPNYQRVDDARVRAWFEDFWGTPLDDKPGYTVVEIMDKVLAEEADPHKIRGMYVMGENPAMSDPDLHHAREALASLQHLVVQDIFMTETAWLADVVLPASAWPEKTGTVSNTDRMVQLGRRALDPPGDAKPDLWIIQQIAQRMDLDWRYEGEESGVAAVYEEMRQAMHAVIAGISWERLERESSVTYPCLSEDDPGQPIVFTDSFPTPDGRVKLVPADIIPAAERPDAEFPFVLITGRQLEHWHTGSMTRRAAVLDAIEPMATASMNGEDLRALGLAPGDVVTVRSRRGEVALHVRRDDGTPGGAVFIPFAYYEAAANLMTNPALDPFGKIPEFKYCAVQVLPGGKPRPPAGYGTGAAPVPAA
- a CDS encoding sensor histidine kinase — translated: MPLDQTRRSHVDDTNLLVRRAADMGRLGAWSWDFGAGRIHCSRESSAILGLRPGRDPTPAQARACFAPEHRRNLLGAFLDCARAGTPFDVEAQVRHPAGARTWVRIIGEPEWNGMGTVVRMQGALQDITPAKRAQEQLLESRRELASLMDNLPGMAYRCSNAPRWPLQFASDRALELTGYRAADLVAGRPAFGDLVHPGDAQRVWDQVQQSVRQHQRFNVTYRIRCRDGREKWVWEQGCGVFDADGTLRFVEGLILDVTFAKRIEAELNALNQTLEDRVRERTAQLESANAELEAFAYSIAHDLRAPMTAMAGFARVLQESLPALEGRSAHYLRRIIGNVAQMSDMTDALLSLARLTGVDVEPAEVDIGELAANALAPLQEQEPQRAIVAAIQPRLRVRGDRRLLQQLLANLVGNAWKFSRTRDVVNIEVGSSGVQDGYRAFFVRDRGVGFDMAHAANLFGAFRRLHGAGEFEGTGIGLALVRKIVQRHGGRVWADAQPGAGATIHFTLPEAAGPPLGRLDVDLQAS
- a CDS encoding sensor histidine kinase; this encodes MHSDETPTETQRNPAPAPLQRGHLSRAARESQRKDQFIATVAHELRNMMAPLDSALELLEQGQRDPELVGRALPVARRQVRHLCHLVDDLLDIGRIVNDQLVLERTVLVLQQMVEETAAACGPMFQARHQQLTLRLDPTPAQVRGDAVRWAQIVTNLLHNASKFTPAGGFVEIVLKVDPDGRSAELRVADNGCGIAPSELESIFGIFRRTRTRPGLGIGLAVVRRLVELHGGTIHAESAGPNLGAAFVVRVPLLPEAPPVCPAAIQITRP